From Vitis vinifera cultivar Pinot Noir 40024 chromosome 14, ASM3070453v1, a single genomic window includes:
- the LOC100852925 gene encoding uncharacterized protein LOC100852925 — protein sequence MSGSHGCFFNLTSLFLKLCPIRHCLCHYSSDNPVSSGSAPLDRNKLTIKMEAAALFLQDIAILPEMETGVLEHSLAASNPFSSSFGDEGFYSKALIKGKKLRLFGFDVNPCANDGKRSVESEEGDESLSSSNTPSPWKEKTLQGKSSTKLLKERRYACQYCRKEFANSQALGGHQNAHKKERVKKKRMQLEARRASINQYLQSFQSHPRFTEPSFSIPEYSVCESPNTLNLIHHQTYLSDPHDLDSFGQQVYVPFQHGDMLGWADGSKCSRAMPGVIKPLPLRISRQRL from the coding sequence ATGTCTGGATCACACGGCTGCTTCTTTAATCTGACTTCTTTATTCCTTAAATTGTGTCCAATACGTCATTGCCTTTGCCATTATTCTAGTGATAACCCTGTTTCAAGTGGAAGTGCTCCACTGGATAGGAACAAACTCACTATAAAAATGGAGGCAGCCGCATTGTTTCTCCAAGATATAGCAATACTCCCAGAGATGGAAACAGGTGTGCTGGAGCATAGCCTTGCTGCTTCCAATCCTTTTTCTTCTAGTTTTGGAGATGAGGGTTTCTACTCTAAAGCCCTAATCAAAGGGAAGAAACTCAGATTGTTTGGCTTTGACGTGAATCCATGTGCAAATGATGGAAAGCGTTCAGTGGAGTCAGAGGAAGGAGATGAAAGTTTGAGTTCCTCTAACACACCTTCACCTTGGAAGGAGAAAACTCTCCAGGGAAAGAGTTCAACAAAGTTGCTGAAAGAGAGGAGGTACGCTTGCCAGTACTGTCGCAAAGAGTTTGCAAACTCGCAAGCGCTGGGAGGCCATCAGAATGCCCACAAAAAGGAGAGagtgaagaagaaaagaatgcAACTTGAGGCAAGACGGGCAAGCATCAACCAATATCTTCAGTCTTTCCAATCCCATCCAAGGTTTACCGAGCCCTCTTTCAGCATTCCAGAGTACAGCGTATGCGAGTCTCCCAATACCCTCAACCTCATCCATCACCAAACATATCTCAGTGACCCCCATGATCTGGATTCATTTGGCCAACAAGTATATGTTCCATTCCAACATGGAGATATGTTAGGCTGGGCAGATGGAAGCAAGTGTTCCAGGGCCATGCCTGGTGTAATAAAGCCATTACCTTTGCGCATTTCCAGGCAAAGATTGTAA
- the LOC100261249 gene encoding peroxidase 31 precursor produces the protein MALILFSLLFFLGLVNPSESRLSVNYYQKSCPRFSQIMQDTITNKQITSPTTAAATLRLFFHDCFIEGCDASVLVSSTPFNEAERDADMNLSLPGDGFDVVVRAKTALELACPGVVSCADILAVATRDLVTMVGGPFYKVPLGRRDGLVSRANRVEGNLPRPTMSISQIISIFAVRGFSVQEMVALSGAHTIGFSHCKEFSSGIYNYSRSSQSNPSYNPRFAEGLRKACSDYQKNPTLSVFNDIMTPNKFDNMYFQNLPKGLGLLATDHTMATDPRTRQFTDLYAKNQSAFFEAFGRAMEKLGLYGIKTGRRGEIRRRCDALN, from the coding sequence ATGGCATTGATCCTCTTTTCTCTACTATTCTTTCTGGGATTAGTGAACCCTTCGGAGTCCAGGTTGAGTGTCAACTACTACCAAAAATCATGCCCAAGATTCAGTCAGATCATGCAGGATACCATCACCAACAAGCAAATCACCAGCCCCACCACGGCTGCGGCCACTCTCCGCCTCTTCTTCCACGACTGCTTCATTGAGGGCTGCGATGCTTCCGTTCTTGTCTCCTCGACCCCCTTCAACGAGGCCGAGCGCGATGCCGACATGAACCTCTCCCTCCCCGGCGACGGCTTCGACGTCGTTGTCCGCGCCAAGACCGCCCTCGAGCTCGCTTGCCCCGGTGTGGTCTCCTGTGCCGACATTCTCGCCGTCGCTACCCGCGATCTCGTCACCATGGTGGGAGGTCCCTTCTACAAGGTCCCGCTGGGGAGAAGAGATGGGCTGGTCTCCCGGGCGAACAGGGTTGAAGGTAACCTTCCAAGACCCACGATGTCCATTTCTCAGATAATTTCGATTTTCGCTGTGAGAGGGTTCTCGGTTCAAGAAATGGTGGCGCTGAGTGGTGCCCACACGATTGGGTTCTCGCATTGTAAAGAATTCAGCAGCGGGATCTACAATTACAGCCGCAGTTCCCAGTCCAATCCGAGCTACAACCCTAGATTCGCAGAGGGGTTGAGAAAAGCTTGCAGCGATTACCAGAAGAATCCTACATTGTCGGTGTTCAACGATATAATGACTCCCAACAAGTTCGATAACATGTATTTCCAGAATCTGCCCAAGGGTTTGGGGCTATTGGCGACGGACCATACCATGGCTACCGATCCGAGGACGAGGCAGTTTACGGATTTGTATGCCAAGAATCAAAGCGCCTTCTTTGAGGCATTTGGTCGAGCTATGGAGAAGCTTGGCCTTTATGGGATCAAGACCGGGCGAAGAGGAGAGATTCGACGCAGGTGTGATGCCTTAAACTAg
- the LOC104881677 gene encoding senescence-associated carboxylesterase 101, with translation MGGRRMNQVPLFSSARKLGNLIVTSNLIDSALTKILELQRDQTALPSPVQYRVFYPSPKCTIVAFVSSPDCTQNPLPGQGDLVPSPLFDFLCTEEYKSVSINRAALTLFTSLHDHLSGLKTQLTVIEGRLIITGYSMGGSVASLFTLCLLEVINLSKPKCRPICITFGSPLIGDFGLQHSNWNSFFLHVVSNQDLVPGLFLPSDRSPPTSSHSQTTGYKPFGTYLLCSELGCACFDNSDLILELLKVISSEVARGLRDVDYRKILRNLKERAICKGLPQVGERFANPFAAGIIMELETNIGFNETKVNSFLPSNDVMEHGLHLIKYCNNCPI, from the exons ATGGGAGGAAGGAGGATGAATCAAGTTCCTTT GTTTAGCTCTGCAAGAAAACTGGGAAATTTAATTGTGACCTCCAATCTAATCGACTCTGCTTTGACTAAAATTCTTGAGCTTCAAAGAGACCAAACAGCCTTGCCTTCCCCCGTTCAATACAGAGTTTTTTATCCATCTCCCAAGTGCACAATTGTAGCTTTTGTCTCTTCACCTGACTGCACTCAAAACCCTCTTCCTGGACAAGGAGATTTAGTTCCCTCTCCTCTCTTTGACTTCCTCTGCACCGAAGAATACAAGTCCGTCTCCATTAACAGAGCTGCATTAACCCTCTTTACCTCTCTCCACGATCATCTCTCTGGACTAAAAACTCAG TTGACTGTGATTGAAGGTCGATTAATCATCACTGGGTACTCGATGGGAGGATCCGTTGCTTCTCTCTTCACCTTATGCCTGTTAGAAGTCATCAATTTATCAAAACCCAAATGCCGCCCCATTTGTATCACCTTTGGTTCACCCCTCATAGGCGACTTTGGCCTCCAACACTCCAATTGGAATTCTTTCTTCTTGCATGTAGTGTCCAACCAAGATCTAGTCCCCGGACTCTTCCTCCCATCCGACAGATCTCCTCCCACATCCTCCCATTCACAAACTACTGGTTACAAGCCCTTTGGGACATATCTCTTGTGCTCTGAACTTGGTTGTGCTTGTTTTGACAACTCTGATTTAATTTTGGAATTGCTGAAAGTCATATCATCAGAGGTTGCCAGAGGATTGCGGGATGTTGATTACAGGAAGATTTTAAGAAACCTCAAGGAGAGGGCAATCTGCAAGGGACTTCCGCAGGTGGGTGAAAGGTTTGCAAATCCATTTGCAGCTGGGATCATCATGGAACttgagacaaatattggatTTAATGAAACAAAGGTAAACAGCTTTCTCCCATCTAATGATGTTATGGAACATGGTTTACACCTCATTAAATACTGCAACAACTGCCCTATTTAG